Proteins co-encoded in one Streptomyces sp. NBC_01283 genomic window:
- a CDS encoding DUF6542 domain-containing protein: MEQHRTRPPQPPARPRRTAPLPPQGRPGDGAAVYRATSRPRRPLPPFVRKLRALPLYRTLRGMPNPRLTGLGSGLFCSAAMFLLACLLWLLFGSSGVAYGVLFLPVSVLTAFWVRPADLVTAPVAVPIAFAVGLVPISGGNGGGFGGHFMGLITSLALHAGWLYAGTLAAGLIVTVRRIKLMGQRRRARAASSAPTGPRPRPRPQGAKRRMPTA; encoded by the coding sequence GTGGAGCAACACAGGACGCGTCCCCCCCAGCCTCCGGCCCGGCCGCGACGCACCGCGCCCCTGCCCCCGCAGGGCAGGCCCGGCGACGGCGCGGCGGTCTACCGCGCCACGTCCCGCCCCCGCCGCCCCCTCCCGCCCTTCGTACGCAAACTGCGCGCGCTGCCCCTCTACCGCACGCTGCGCGGCATGCCGAACCCGCGTCTCACGGGGCTCGGCAGCGGTCTCTTCTGTTCCGCGGCGATGTTCCTGCTCGCCTGTCTGCTGTGGCTGCTCTTCGGGAGTTCGGGCGTCGCGTACGGCGTGCTCTTCCTGCCCGTGAGCGTGCTGACCGCGTTCTGGGTGCGGCCCGCCGACCTGGTGACCGCTCCGGTGGCCGTGCCGATCGCCTTCGCCGTCGGCCTCGTGCCGATCTCCGGGGGCAACGGCGGCGGCTTCGGCGGCCACTTCATGGGGCTGATCACGTCGCTCGCGCTGCACGCGGGCTGGCTGTACGCCGGGACGCTCGCCGCCGGTCTGATCGTCACCGTGCGCCGCATCAAGCTCATGGGACAGCGGCGCCGGGCGCGGGCCGCGTCCTCCGCCCCGACCGGGCCCCGGCCCCGGCCCCGGCCCCAGGGAGCCAAGAGGCGCATGCCCACCGCGTAG
- the ychF gene encoding redox-regulated ATPase YchF, which translates to MSLTIGIVGLPNVGKSTLFNALTKNDVLAANYPFATIEPNVGVVGVPDPRLTKLAEIFSSQKVLPATVDFVDIAGIVRGASEGEGLGNKFLANIRESDAICQVIRAFKDENVVHVDGKVSPKDDIETINTELILADLQTIEKVLPRLQKESRIKKDVAPKVKAVEEAQAILEKGDTLFSAGIVQGSGKEELLHDLHLLTTKPFLYVFNVDEDELTDDEFKAAQSALVAPAEAIFLNAKLESELVELEEDEALELLQSVGQEEPGLATLAHVGFRTLGLQTYLTAGPKESRAWTIPQGATAPEAAGVIHTDFQKGFIKAEVISFEDLVETGSVAEARAKGKARMEGKEYVMQDGDVVEFRFNV; encoded by the coding sequence GTGTCGCTCACGATCGGAATCGTCGGTCTGCCGAATGTCGGCAAGTCGACCCTGTTCAACGCCCTGACCAAGAACGACGTGCTGGCGGCCAACTACCCGTTCGCCACGATCGAGCCGAATGTCGGCGTGGTCGGCGTCCCCGACCCCCGCCTCACCAAGTTGGCCGAGATCTTTTCCTCGCAGAAGGTCCTCCCGGCGACGGTCGACTTCGTCGACATCGCGGGCATCGTGCGCGGCGCGAGCGAGGGTGAGGGCCTGGGCAACAAGTTCCTCGCGAACATCCGCGAGTCGGACGCGATCTGCCAGGTCATCCGTGCCTTCAAGGACGAGAACGTCGTGCACGTGGACGGCAAGGTCTCGCCCAAGGACGACATCGAGACGATCAACACGGAGCTGATCCTCGCGGACCTCCAGACGATCGAGAAGGTCCTCCCGCGCCTCCAGAAGGAATCGCGCATCAAGAAGGACGTCGCCCCGAAGGTGAAGGCGGTCGAGGAGGCCCAGGCGATCCTGGAGAAGGGCGACACCCTCTTCTCGGCAGGCATCGTCCAGGGCTCGGGCAAGGAAGAACTCCTCCACGACCTGCACCTCCTCACCACCAAGCCGTTCCTCTACGTCTTCAACGTGGACGAGGACGAGCTGACGGACGACGAGTTCAAGGCCGCGCAGAGCGCCCTGGTCGCCCCCGCGGAGGCGATCTTCCTCAACGCGAAGCTGGAGTCGGAGCTCGTGGAGCTGGAGGAGGACGAGGCCCTCGAACTCCTCCAGTCGGTGGGCCAGGAGGAGCCGGGCCTCGCCACCCTCGCCCACGTGGGCTTCCGCACCCTCGGCCTCCAGACGTACCTCACCGCCGGCCCCAAGGAATCCCGCGCCTGGACGATCCCCCAGGGCGCCACGGCCCCCGAGGCCGCGGGCGTGATCCACACGGACTTCCAGAAGGGCTTCATCAAGGCCGAGGTCATCTCCTTCGAGGACCTGGTCGAAACGGGCTCGGTCGCCGAGGCCCGCGCGAAGGGCAAGGCGCGCATGGAGGGCAAGGAGTATGTGATGCAGGACGGGGACGTGGTGGAGTTCCGGTTCAACGTGTAG
- a CDS encoding exodeoxyribonuclease VII small subunit, which produces MTSKTDEATGPADALGYEQARDELIEVVRRLETGGTTLEESLALWERGEELAKVCRRWLDGARARLDAALAGDDGDSDQDGDDA; this is translated from the coding sequence ATGACCAGCAAGACGGACGAGGCCACGGGCCCGGCGGACGCACTCGGCTACGAGCAGGCGCGGGACGAGCTCATCGAGGTCGTACGCCGCCTGGAGACGGGCGGCACCACGCTGGAGGAGTCGCTCGCCCTGTGGGAGCGCGGCGAGGAGCTGGCGAAGGTCTGCCGCCGCTGGCTGGACGGCGCCCGCGCCCGCCTGGACGCGGCCCTGGCCGGGGACGACGGCGACAGCGACCAAGACGGCGACGACGCCTGA
- a CDS encoding WhiB family transcriptional regulator: MLQPSHQSLQVAAVPAQREPVRDRNQDSPWHTEAVCRRDEAGLFFAPSKEPTASRLSREEAAKRVCGGCPVMVECREHALLQPEPYGVWGGLTAAERRVVLARRRRREVELKKAAHTSAGPIAAAG; encoded by the coding sequence GTGCTGCAGCCGTCGCATCAGTCCCTGCAGGTCGCCGCCGTTCCGGCCCAGCGGGAACCAGTGCGAGATCGGAACCAGGACTCGCCATGGCACACCGAGGCGGTGTGCCGCCGAGACGAGGCCGGGCTGTTCTTCGCCCCGTCCAAGGAGCCGACCGCCTCACGCCTGTCCCGGGAGGAGGCCGCGAAGCGCGTCTGCGGCGGCTGTCCCGTGATGGTCGAGTGCCGGGAGCACGCCCTGCTCCAGCCCGAGCCGTACGGCGTCTGGGGCGGCCTCACGGCCGCGGAGCGCCGCGTGGTGCTCGCCAGGCGGCGCAGGCGCGAGGTGGAGCTCAAGAAGGCCGCGCACACGTCCGCGGGACCGATCGCCGCCGCGGGATAG
- a CDS encoding APC family permease yields the protein MSGYSGNSEATTGAHPGTAAEGDGLRRSLGFRDLVVYGLLFIAPMAPVGVFGTLDAKSHGAVALVYIIATIAMAFTAFSYAQMVKVVPQAGSVFAYARVGLGNGPGFIAGWMAMLDYLLIPAVAYLFSGIAMEALVPSVSRWVWTAIAVLVTTALNLWGVRAAARVGFLVLAMEIVVLLVFVVSAIVVLAQDGARRDWLSPLSGDGSQGAFALGAVVGAVSVAVLSYLGFDAIASFAEEVTGGSAKVARAVLFCLALAGVLFIAQTYLVALLEPMSSAQLAAEPAKQGSAFYDAVDSAVGDWLHDLVAVSKAIGAAFAALAGQAAAGRLLFAMARDRRLPGALSKTDSGTPRVALLCAAVITMVAAVWAARRDDGMDHLVSVVNVGALTAFVLLHASVVGWFAVQKRGGAVSWWRHVLVPVLGAAITIAVIVEAAGSAQVVGAIWLVVGLVVLFGQRARRGDA from the coding sequence ATGTCCGGTTACTCCGGCAACTCAGAGGCGACGACCGGTGCCCACCCCGGCACCGCCGCGGAGGGCGACGGGCTGCGGCGCAGTCTCGGCTTCCGTGATCTCGTCGTCTACGGTCTGCTGTTCATCGCCCCGATGGCACCGGTCGGAGTCTTCGGGACGCTCGACGCCAAGTCGCACGGCGCCGTGGCGCTGGTCTACATCATCGCCACCATCGCGATGGCGTTCACCGCTTTCAGCTACGCCCAGATGGTGAAGGTCGTCCCCCAGGCGGGTTCGGTCTTCGCCTACGCGCGCGTGGGGCTCGGGAACGGCCCCGGGTTCATCGCCGGGTGGATGGCGATGCTCGACTATCTCCTCATCCCGGCGGTCGCCTATCTCTTCTCCGGGATCGCGATGGAGGCGCTCGTGCCCTCCGTCTCCCGGTGGGTGTGGACGGCGATCGCGGTCCTGGTGACGACCGCGCTGAACCTGTGGGGCGTACGGGCGGCGGCGCGGGTCGGGTTCCTGGTGCTCGCCATGGAGATCGTGGTCCTCCTCGTCTTCGTGGTGTCGGCGATCGTCGTACTGGCGCAGGACGGGGCGCGGCGGGACTGGCTGTCGCCGCTGAGCGGGGACGGCTCGCAGGGGGCGTTCGCGCTGGGTGCCGTGGTGGGGGCGGTGTCGGTGGCGGTGCTCTCGTATCTGGGCTTCGACGCGATCGCCTCGTTCGCGGAGGAGGTGACGGGGGGCTCGGCGAAGGTGGCGCGGGCGGTGCTGTTCTGTCTGGCGCTCGCGGGCGTCCTCTTCATCGCCCAGACGTATCTGGTGGCGCTCCTGGAGCCGATGTCGTCGGCACAGCTGGCCGCCGAGCCGGCCAAGCAGGGGTCGGCCTTCTACGATGCGGTCGACTCGGCGGTCGGGGACTGGCTGCACGACCTGGTGGCCGTCAGCAAGGCGATCGGGGCGGCGTTCGCGGCGCTGGCGGGGCAGGCCGCGGCGGGGCGGCTGCTGTTCGCCATGGCGCGCGACCGGCGGCTGCCGGGGGCCCTGTCGAAGACCGACTCCGGGACACCTCGGGTAGCGCTTCTGTGTGCGGCCGTGATCACTATGGTCGCCGCGGTGTGGGCGGCTCGGCGTGACGACGGGATGGATCACCTGGTCTCGGTGGTGAATGTGGGGGCCTTGACCGCGTTCGTGCTTCTGCACGCGAGTGTCGTGGGGTGGTTCGCCGTGCAGAAGCGGGGCGGGGCGGTCAGTTGGTGGCGGCATGTGCTGGTCCCCGTGCTCGGGGCCGCCATCACCATCGCGGTGATCGTGGAAGCCGCGGGGTCCGCGCAGGTGGTGGGGGCGATCTGGCTCGTCGTGGGGCTCGTTGTGCTCTTTGGGCAGCGGGCTCGTCGTGGGGATGCCTAG
- a CDS encoding ABC transporter permease, translated as MSTLTQAPAPTAPEGHPQQGRSPRRLIPRLGGTTWLVWRQHRAAFWTIIAVTLLSVAAMVFLRGQMMDYLRTLDPSEKKPGGLPPGFEPFGERLFDAGSYLGYLPVLAGVLLGAPLVAGDLETGTAKLVTSQSVSRLRWITTKLAVPAALIALSTGVLSAVYNWWWSPVRMSAQQMEWTSGVIFDVTGAMPVAYALLTFTVGVAVGMVLRRTLVSMVVTLGIVVAIGLVWDRFRVNLGHVMTVSTDKGVGPGAKQPELPAQAVQQGQGTDFITSSGDRLDWMTCLDKMDDAKAHTACLESKHVVGWSMDYLPIDQMHTMQWLGTAIMLTLTAAVTAFTVLWCRKRLL; from the coding sequence ATGAGCACGCTCACTCAGGCCCCGGCCCCCACGGCACCCGAAGGCCACCCGCAGCAGGGTCGGAGCCCCCGACGCCTGATCCCCAGGCTCGGCGGTACGACGTGGCTCGTCTGGCGCCAGCACCGCGCCGCGTTCTGGACCATCATCGCCGTCACCCTCCTGTCCGTGGCCGCCATGGTCTTCCTGCGCGGGCAGATGATGGACTACCTGCGCACCCTGGACCCGTCCGAGAAGAAGCCCGGCGGTCTGCCGCCCGGTTTCGAGCCGTTCGGCGAGCGTCTCTTCGACGCCGGAAGCTATCTGGGCTACCTCCCCGTCCTGGCGGGTGTCCTCCTCGGCGCCCCGCTCGTCGCGGGCGACCTGGAGACCGGCACGGCCAAGCTGGTGACGTCGCAGTCCGTCAGCAGGCTCCGGTGGATCACCACGAAGCTCGCCGTGCCCGCCGCACTGATCGCGCTGTCCACCGGCGTGCTCTCCGCCGTCTACAACTGGTGGTGGAGCCCGGTCAGGATGAGTGCCCAGCAGATGGAATGGACCAGCGGCGTGATCTTCGACGTCACCGGAGCCATGCCGGTGGCCTACGCCCTGCTGACCTTCACCGTGGGCGTGGCGGTCGGCATGGTCCTGCGCCGCACGCTGGTGTCGATGGTGGTCACGCTCGGCATCGTCGTGGCGATCGGGCTCGTCTGGGACCGGTTCCGGGTGAACCTGGGACACGTCATGACGGTCAGCACCGACAAGGGCGTCGGCCCCGGCGCCAAGCAGCCGGAACTGCCCGCCCAGGCCGTGCAGCAGGGCCAGGGCACCGACTTCATCACCAGCTCCGGAGACCGCCTGGACTGGATGACGTGCCTCGACAAGATGGACGACGCAAAGGCACACACCGCCTGCCTGGAGTCCAAGCACGTCGTCGGCTGGTCGATGGACTACCTCCCCATCGACCAGATGCACACGATGCAGTGGCTCGGCACAGCCATCATGCTCACCCTCACCGCAGCCGTCACCGCATTCACCGTCCTCTGGTGCCGCAAGCGCCTCCTGTAA
- the xseA gene encoding exodeoxyribonuclease VII large subunit has translation MALNTSADAPLPVGEVSRLIGGWIDRLGAVWVEGQITQLSRRPGAGVVFMTLRDPSHDISVSVTCYRQVFDAVADVVSEGARVVVHAKPEWYAPRGQLSLRAVEIKPVGVGELLARIEQLKKSLAGEGLFAADRKKPLPFLPQLIGLVTGRASAAERDVLENARHRWPAVRFEVRNVPVQGVHAVPQVVQAVKDLDALDAVDVIIVARGGGSVEDLLPFSDEQLVRAVASCRTPVVSAIGHEPDNPLLDYVADLRASTPTDAAKKVVPDVGEEYERVRWLRDRARRCMDAFLDREDRGLAHALARPSMENPHRMIEEREEQVSALVDRSRRTLGHLLDRAESELTHTHARVVGLSPAATLQRGYAVLQKTDGAVVRAADDVTAGEELRARVAEGEFTVRAVESAESAETAESAVRTDI, from the coding sequence ATGGCTTTGAACACGTCCGCGGATGCTCCGCTGCCCGTCGGCGAGGTGTCGCGGCTCATCGGCGGGTGGATCGACAGGCTCGGCGCCGTGTGGGTCGAGGGGCAGATCACCCAGCTGTCCCGCAGGCCCGGCGCCGGAGTGGTCTTCATGACGCTGCGCGACCCCTCGCACGACATCTCCGTCAGCGTCACCTGCTACCGCCAGGTGTTCGACGCCGTCGCGGACGTCGTCTCCGAGGGCGCCCGGGTCGTCGTCCACGCCAAGCCCGAGTGGTACGCGCCCCGGGGGCAGCTGTCCCTGCGGGCCGTGGAGATAAAGCCCGTCGGCGTGGGAGAGCTGCTCGCGCGGATCGAGCAGTTGAAGAAGAGCCTCGCCGGGGAGGGGCTGTTCGCCGCGGACCGGAAGAAGCCGCTGCCCTTCCTGCCGCAGCTCATCGGGCTCGTCACCGGCCGCGCCTCCGCCGCCGAGCGGGACGTCCTGGAGAACGCGCGGCACCGCTGGCCCGCCGTCCGCTTCGAGGTGCGCAACGTCCCGGTGCAGGGCGTGCACGCCGTGCCGCAGGTCGTCCAGGCCGTGAAGGATCTTGACGCTCTCGACGCCGTCGACGTGATCATCGTGGCGCGCGGCGGCGGCAGCGTGGAGGACCTGCTGCCGTTCTCGGACGAGCAGCTCGTGCGGGCCGTCGCCTCCTGCCGTACGCCCGTCGTCTCCGCCATCGGGCACGAGCCGGACAACCCCCTGCTCGACTACGTGGCGGACCTGCGTGCCTCCACCCCGACCGACGCCGCCAAGAAGGTCGTGCCGGACGTCGGCGAGGAGTACGAGCGCGTGCGGTGGCTGCGGGACCGGGCCCGGCGCTGCATGGACGCCTTCCTGGATCGCGAGGACCGCGGCCTCGCGCACGCCCTCGCCCGCCCTTCCATGGAGAATCCGCACCGCATGATCGAGGAGCGTGAGGAGCAGGTGTCGGCGCTCGTCGACCGCAGCCGCCGCACGCTCGGGCATCTCCTCGACCGCGCCGAGTCGGAGCTGACGCACACCCACGCGCGCGTGGTGGGCCTCTCCCCCGCCGCGACGCTCCAGCGGGGCTACGCGGTGCTGCAGAAGACGGACGGCGCGGTGGTGCGGGCGGCGGACGACGTGACCGCCGGCGAGGAGCTGCGGGCCCGGGTCGCCGAGGGCGAGTTCACCGTACGAGCCGTCGAGTCCGCAGAGTCCGCAGAAACCGCTGAATCCGCCGTACGAACCGACATTTAG
- the glpX gene encoding class II fructose-bisphosphatase, whose protein sequence is MTEHHLPSELEVSPEAPDRNLALELVRVTEAAAMAAGRWVGRGDKIGADGAAVRAMRTLVSTVSMNGVVVIGEGEKDEAPMLFNGERIGDTTGAEVDIAVDPIDGTTLCAKGMPNAIAVLAAADRGAMFDPSAVFYMDKLVTGPEAADYVDINAPASVNIRRVAKAKGRSPEDVTVMILDRPRHEGIVKEIRETGARIKFISDGDVAGSIMAVREGTGVDMLMGIGGTPEGIISACAIKCLGGVIQGKLWPKDDAERQRALDAGHDLDRTLSTTDLVRGDNVFFVATGITDGELLQGVRYAAETASTSSLVMRSKSGTIRKIDSDHRLAKLRAYSAIDFDRAK, encoded by the coding sequence ATGACCGAGCATCATCTCCCTTCCGAGCTCGAAGTCTCTCCCGAGGCTCCCGACCGCAACCTCGCCCTGGAGCTCGTCCGGGTCACCGAGGCCGCCGCCATGGCCGCGGGCCGCTGGGTCGGCCGCGGCGACAAGATCGGCGCCGACGGCGCCGCCGTCAGGGCCATGCGGACCCTCGTCTCCACCGTCTCGATGAACGGCGTCGTCGTCATCGGTGAGGGCGAGAAGGACGAGGCCCCGATGCTCTTCAACGGAGAGCGCATCGGTGACACCACCGGCGCCGAGGTCGACATCGCCGTCGACCCGATCGACGGCACGACCCTCTGCGCGAAGGGGATGCCGAACGCCATCGCCGTGCTCGCCGCCGCCGACCGCGGTGCCATGTTCGACCCGTCCGCGGTCTTCTACATGGACAAGCTGGTCACGGGCCCCGAGGCCGCGGACTACGTGGACATCAACGCTCCCGCCTCCGTGAACATCCGCCGCGTCGCCAAGGCCAAGGGCCGTTCACCCGAGGACGTCACGGTCATGATCCTCGACCGCCCCCGTCACGAGGGCATCGTCAAGGAGATCCGGGAGACCGGCGCGCGCATCAAGTTCATCTCGGACGGCGACGTCGCCGGTTCGATCATGGCCGTGCGCGAGGGCACCGGCGTCGACATGCTCATGGGCATCGGCGGCACCCCGGAAGGCATCATCTCGGCCTGCGCGATCAAGTGCCTGGGCGGTGTGATCCAGGGCAAGCTGTGGCCGAAGGACGACGCGGAGCGCCAGCGCGCGCTCGACGCGGGCCACGACCTGGACCGCACGCTGTCGACGACCGACCTGGTCCGCGGGGACAACGTCTTCTTCGTCGCGACCGGCATCACGGACGGCGAGCTGCTCCAGGGCGTGCGCTACGCCGCGGAGACGGCCTCGACCTCGTCCCTGGTCATGCGCTCCAAGTCGGGCACGATCCGCAAGATCGACTCCGACCACCGGCTCGCGAAGCTGCGCGCCTACAGCGCCATCGACTTCGACCGCGCCAAGTAG
- a CDS encoding malonic semialdehyde reductase — MSLVLDPAAQDLLFREARTANSFTDEPVTDEQVQAIYDLVKFGPTAFNLSSLRITLVRSPEARERLVQHMAEGNQPKTASAPLVAILSADNEFHEELPALFPHFPQAKDVFFSERPAREGAAHLNAALQAAYFIIGVRAAGLAAGPMTGFDAAGVQKEFLDGDHTPLMVINIGKPAENAWFPRSPRLELDQVIETV, encoded by the coding sequence ATGTCTCTCGTCCTTGACCCCGCCGCGCAGGACCTGCTCTTCCGCGAGGCCCGCACCGCGAACTCCTTCACCGATGAGCCGGTGACCGACGAGCAGGTGCAGGCGATCTACGACCTGGTCAAGTTCGGGCCGACCGCGTTCAACCTGTCGTCGCTGCGCATCACGCTGGTCCGCTCCCCCGAGGCCCGCGAGCGCCTGGTCCAGCACATGGCCGAGGGCAACCAGCCGAAGACCGCGAGCGCCCCGCTCGTCGCGATCCTCTCCGCGGACAACGAGTTCCACGAGGAGCTGCCGGCCCTGTTCCCGCACTTCCCGCAGGCCAAGGACGTCTTCTTCTCGGAGCGCCCGGCCCGTGAAGGTGCCGCGCACCTCAACGCCGCGCTGCAGGCCGCCTACTTCATCATCGGCGTGCGCGCCGCGGGCCTGGCCGCCGGCCCGATGACCGGCTTCGACGCCGCTGGTGTCCAGAAGGAGTTCCTGGACGGCGACCACACCCCGCTGATGGTCATCAACATCGGCAAGCCGGCCGAGAACGCCTGGTTCCCGCGCTCCCCGCGCCTGGAGCTCGACCAGGTCATCGAGACCGTCTGA
- the ppgK gene encoding polyphosphate--glucose phosphotransferase translates to MQIFGVDIGGSGIKGAPVDLNRGDLAKERHKVLTPQPATPDGVADKVQEVVEHFGWTGPVGATFPGVMTGGTARTAANVDKSWIGTDIQGLVSDRLGGVPVTVLNDADAAGVAEMHFGAGRGRTGTVILLTLGTGIGSALFTGGRLVPNTELGHLELHGHDAEKKASSKAKEDEDLDWEHWAHRVQKYLAHVEMLFSPELFIIGGGVSRKSHKFLPLIKGIRADLVPAELQNNAGIVGAAMAAADKV, encoded by the coding sequence ATGCAGATCTTCGGTGTGGACATCGGCGGATCAGGGATCAAGGGCGCTCCCGTTGACCTGAACCGTGGAGACCTGGCAAAAGAGCGGCACAAGGTACTGACCCCGCAACCGGCCACGCCCGACGGCGTGGCCGACAAGGTGCAGGAGGTCGTCGAGCACTTCGGGTGGACGGGCCCCGTCGGCGCCACGTTCCCCGGCGTGATGACCGGCGGCACGGCGCGCACGGCGGCCAACGTGGACAAGAGCTGGATCGGCACGGACATCCAGGGCCTGGTCTCGGACCGCCTCGGCGGCGTCCCCGTCACCGTCCTGAACGACGCGGACGCGGCGGGCGTGGCCGAGATGCACTTCGGCGCGGGCCGCGGCCGTACGGGCACGGTCATCCTGCTGACCCTCGGCACGGGCATCGGCAGTGCCCTCTTCACCGGCGGCCGGCTCGTCCCGAACACCGAGCTCGGCCACCTGGAGCTGCACGGACACGACGCGGAGAAGAAGGCGTCGTCCAAGGCCAAGGAGGACGAGGACCTCGACTGGGAGCACTGGGCGCACCGCGTGCAGAAGTATCTGGCGCACGTGGAGATGCTGTTCTCGCCCGAGCTGTTCATCATCGGCGGCGGCGTGAGCCGCAAGTCCCACAAGTTCCTGCCGCTGATCAAGGGCATCCGGGCGGATCTGGTCCCCGCTGAGCTGCAGAACAACGCGGGGATCGTGGGCGCGGCGATGGCGGCGGCGGACAAGGTGTAG
- a CDS encoding DUF4245 domain-containing protein — translation MAGRQGKQTVRNMLWSMAVIALVAGAMYLFIPHDDSKSPVKRVDYRVELLSARRAAAYPVAAPEGLAKTWKPTSVRFDGTEGDAWHLGFLDPSGEYVVVKQSTAKPSKFIEEATQRAERTKATEEIDGKTWRRYEGQTYDALVREDKGATTVVAGTASFKDLTEMARALKTS, via the coding sequence GTGGCAGGCAGACAAGGCAAGCAGACCGTACGGAACATGCTGTGGTCGATGGCGGTGATCGCCCTCGTCGCCGGCGCGATGTACCTGTTCATCCCGCATGACGACTCCAAGAGTCCCGTCAAGCGCGTCGACTACAGGGTCGAGCTGCTGAGCGCGCGACGGGCGGCGGCCTATCCGGTGGCCGCCCCCGAGGGCCTGGCCAAGACGTGGAAGCCGACGTCGGTGCGGTTCGACGGCACCGAGGGCGACGCCTGGCACCTGGGCTTCCTCGACCCGTCCGGTGAGTACGTCGTGGTCAAGCAGTCCACGGCCAAGCCGTCCAAGTTCATCGAAGAGGCCACGCAGCGGGCCGAGCGGACGAAGGCCACCGAGGAGATCGACGGCAAGACCTGGCGCCGCTACGAGGGGCAGACGTACGACGCCCTGGTGCGCGAGGACAAGGGCGCGACGACGGTGGTCGCGGGCACGGCGTCGTTCAAGGACCTGACGGAGATGGCGCGGGCGCTGAAGACGTCCTGA
- a CDS encoding 4-hydroxy-3-methylbut-2-enyl diphosphate reductase, translated as MGGMTASTPARRVLLAAPRGYCAGVDRAVIAVEKALEQYGAPIYVRHEIVHNKYVVQTLEKKGAIFVDQTAEVPEGSIVMFSAHGVAPTVHAEAAERKLATIDATCPLVTKVHKEAVRFAKDDFDILLIGHEGHEEVIGTSGEAPDHITLVDGPDDVANVEVRDPDKVVWLSQTTLSVDETMETVDALKVKFPGLISPPSDDICYATQNRQIAVKKLAEDAELVIVVGSKNSSNSIRMVEVALDAGAPASHLVDGADEIDEAWLEGVTTVGLTSGASVPDVLVDGVIEWLAERGYGDVETVKTADESITFSLPKELRRDLRAEAAELSQK; from the coding sequence ATGGGGGGCATGACTGCTTCGACTCCTGCCCGCCGAGTCCTGCTCGCCGCCCCCCGCGGCTATTGCGCGGGTGTGGACCGTGCCGTGATCGCCGTCGAGAAGGCCCTTGAGCAGTACGGGGCCCCGATCTACGTACGCCACGAGATCGTCCACAACAAGTACGTGGTGCAGACCCTGGAGAAGAAGGGGGCCATCTTCGTCGACCAGACGGCGGAGGTTCCCGAGGGCTCCATCGTCATGTTCTCCGCGCACGGAGTGGCGCCGACGGTCCACGCGGAGGCCGCCGAGCGGAAACTGGCGACGATCGACGCGACGTGCCCCCTGGTCACGAAGGTCCACAAGGAAGCCGTCCGGTTCGCCAAGGACGACTTCGACATCCTCCTGATCGGCCACGAGGGCCACGAGGAGGTCATCGGCACGTCCGGTGAGGCGCCCGACCACATCACGCTGGTCGACGGCCCCGACGACGTCGCGAACGTCGAGGTCCGCGACCCGGACAAGGTCGTCTGGCTCTCCCAGACCACGCTTTCCGTCGACGAGACCATGGAGACGGTCGACGCCCTCAAGGTCAAGTTCCCGGGCCTGATCTCCCCGCCCAGCGACGACATCTGCTACGCCACGCAGAACCGCCAGATCGCGGTGAAGAAGCTGGCGGAGGACGCCGAGCTGGTCATCGTCGTCGGCTCCAAGAACTCCTCGAACTCGATCCGCATGGTCGAGGTCGCCCTGGACGCGGGCGCCCCCGCCTCGCACCTGGTCGACGGCGCCGACGAGATCGACGAGGCCTGGCTGGAGGGCGTGACCACGGTCGGCCTCACCTCGGGCGCCTCCGTGCCGGACGTCCTGGTGGACGGCGTCATCGAGTGGCTGGCCGAGCGGGGCTACGGCGACGTGGAGACGGTGAAGACGGCCGACGAGTCGATCACCTTCTCGCTGCCGAAGGAGCTCCGCCGTGACCTGCGCGCCGAGGCCGCGGAGCTGTCCCAGAAGTAA